The window TGTAACACACCATGGATGCACGCGGATCAAGTCTGTTAAGACATAAGGTGTAGAAAAAAGCGAAACGCTTTCACCTGGGATGCATGCAGTTATCAAAAAATAGCTAAGGCATATGGGTGTAACAGACCATAGATGCACGCAGATCAAAACTGTTAAGATACTTGGTGTAGGAAAAAGCAAAAAGCGTTTTTACCATAAGACACACTGTTATTTCTATTAAAGCAATATCGATAAAGTTCATCAAAATCACATTTAATTCGGATCGAATTTCAAGTGATTGGGGAGCAGGAAAGCTTGAATACATATAAAAAGTTAAACCTATCTCTAAGGAAGAGGAGATACATATAAAAAGGAAAAACCTATCTCTAAGGAAGGGGGGTAGCAGAAGCATCATCATCGTCATCAAGATCCTCCTCATCCAAGTGCTGCAAAACATCTATTTTCTCGTATCCTGCAATCCCGTTCTTCCCATGAAAAATCCAAGGTCCACTGAGGTTCTCTAGATCATCATAGAAGCCTTTATTAAAAGAAGCGGCGACATCCTCTTCATCAGGGTCAAAACTTTGCTAGGGGCGAGAGTCAGAAATTGACGCAGTCTTCGAAAACACTAACTCGGGATATGCACGCCCATGTTCTTCCTCAAAAATCTGGCGAGCCAGATAAAAGCCCGTCTTACTAAATGAGACCCCTACAGCACATTTCCGTTGATAGCAATCGAAAGACTCCCTATACGATTGAATGCTAGAAGTGGAGATCGATTTTAGTTCTTCGGTTAGCCTATGGACCGTCTCATGCTTAGCAGTCAACTCGTTTTGAAGCAAAGTGGCTTCATTAAGAAGCTTGCAAGTTTTTTCAACCAACTTCTTATTATCATCAACGGTGGCTGAATATTTGGAAGCATCCTCCTTAAAGCGATCACACTCAAACTGCAGCTTTTTGTTATGGTCTCGAAGATCTCTAATGGTTTGTTCCATTTTTTCCTGATGAGTAAGATGATTCTCTAGCTTATGGTTCCGCTCCTGAAGATCCCTAATGGTCTGATCCATTTTCTCATTACGAACGAGACAGTCATCGAGTTTTTTCTTCCATGATCTTGCGAACCCAAAAGCAAGAGAAGCACGCTGAGCTCCCTGCAATAATAAGGAAAGGTatgaagaaaaatatttttcttttcaaactTATGAGTAAGAAAGGTATACACCTATTACCTCAACGATTCGACGCTCGGCTAAATCCATCTTTTTCTGGATATCTTTAAAGTAAGTTTCTTCGTCTCGAGGAAAGATGGAGGAATACATTAACCTCGAAGCTACCCTAGGAAGAAAAACAGAGTCGGTATCAAGCAACCCAGGATACACTCTGAAATCATCTCCATTTAAAGAGCGAGTCAAGGTAGGCTCATCTCTGTATAGCTTCCAGAATGATTTAGGCTTGTCCAACAAGGGAAAAGAAGGACGAAGATCATTTAGAGATTCTGATCGAAGTGTCTTCTTCGAGATGTGAGGAGTCTTGGGATGTGAAAAATCCGGACCACCCCTGTCAGCATGGGCGGGGCCTGTGCGAAAACTAGGAATATCTTTCTCAACTCCACTCTCAGAAGCAGGTTGGGGGTCCCCCACCTTCGATGATTCAGCTTCAACCTCCTTACTAGGATCTATATCGGTAGGCACATCAGCGGCTTTTGccttttttgaaatttcatctTTTGAAGTTATTGAATCTTGAGCATCTCCTCTACTACGCTTTTGGTTACCTGTCTTCAGGGCAATAAGTGCAAATTTCCCAGTCGCAGAAGTCATACCTGTATAAGAGCGAAAAAACGTTTAGAGTCAACAAAGGAGccttatcataagacataatatgtttaaatgaTTCACCAATCTCAGGAATGAACTGTGAAGAATCTTTTGACAATTCAGATGTCAAAGGAGCATCAGGTTGTTGCTCAACCAATGATGGGATATTAATAAAATCAGAGGCGGATGTCATATCCGTGAGATTAGGGAGCATAGTTGTCTTTTCTGATGAGGAGCAaaaactcttgctttctttcgCAGATGTGGAGGATGGAACAATATCCAACCAACCGTGATACGACGGAAAGCCTTCAAAAAGTGACTGAGAGAATTTTTCGCATACTAAAGAATTAAGATCTCTGACGAATATCTATCTAAAAGTTTGGAATGTGAAGGACGTGAGACGCCTCGTCTAATCCAACTCCAGTCCCAGGGAGGAGGAACATTCCATACCCTTCTAGGAGGAGAAACAACAATCCATCTATCTTCATACTTTTCAAGAGGAGGAAGGTCATCAATGAATAATCCCTCCTCGCACATACCGATCTTCTGAAGAGAAAATCGCCCAGATTTATCCTTGAGAGATCTGAGAAGGTAGAAAAGATGAAAAAGGTGGACGGCTGGAGCTATTCCCTTCTCGTTACAAAGTGCATAAAATGCCAGAAGCAATCTCCATCCTTGAGGGTGAAGCTGAGGCGGAGACAATTTGTTGCTTTTCAAAAATTCCATGAAGAATGAAGGTAAAGGAAAGCGGACTCCCATTTCCAACAAAGCCCATGAATGGCGAATGATTCTGAGGGCACAAAAGCAAAAGAGGTCTTCAAGTCTGAAGGAAGGCAGACCTCCCAATCAGACGGGAACGAGAATGTTGTCTTGAAAGTATGAACATCATCTTGAGATAGACAAGTAGGAACGCACAAGGCCATTAAATCCAGGGAGTGCGGCCCCAAGGCTTCAAAAATATATCTTGATGTTTACTTAGTACGAACCATGATGAAAATCCTTAGATGAAATAAGCCAGCTGTAGAGGAAAAAGCTTAAAAGCAATTAGAGGCACAAACATGTTAAAGGTTCGGGCTTCGTTCAAAATCGCAAAAGCATGGAAGATGAGAAATGAAAAAGTGGTTTAGGATCGTTTCTTAACGAAAAAGTGGTTTAGGATCGTTCCTTAACAAAAAAGCGGTTTAGGATCGGTCCTTAACGAAAAAGTGGTTTAGGATCGTTTCTTAACGAAAAAGTGGTTTAGGATCGTTTCTTAACGAAAAAGCGGTTTAGGatcgttttttaacaaaaaagtGGTTTAGGATCGTTCCTTAACAAAAAAGTGGTTTAGGATCGTTCCTTAACAAAAAAGCGGTTTAGGATCGTTCCTTAATGAAAAAGCGGTTTAGGATCGTTTCTTAACGAAAAAGTAGTTTAGGATCGTTTCTTAACGAAAAAGCGGTTTAGGatcgttttttaacgaaaaagcGGTTTGGGATCGTTGTTTAATGAAAAAGCGGTTTAGGATCGTTTTTCAACCAAAAATCAGTCAAGGATCGTTTTCTAATGGAAGCAAGAAAAACGGTAAAGGGCTCGAGGGTTCATTCAACAAATATGTCGTTTTTCATAAAACATGTTCGAGTTAGTTTTTTCTTTGTTGAAGATCGTTTTCTAATCGAAATGAAAAACTAGTTCAGGATCGTTTTTATTTCGAAACGAAAAACGGTGGAGGCTCGGGCAGATTcgatttttgctttaaaaatcGGAAAAAACGTTTAAGTCAAATTTCTATCCCAAAAATCACAGAAACTTTTGGGATTCAAAGTCGTTCGACCCCGAAGAACTTTTGCGGTCTGGAACttatcaaaaataaataaataaataacaaaaaaacataTGCATACAAGGTAAAAATCGGGTAGGTCCGATTATTTTCAAAATCGCAAAACGTCGGGATTCAAGGTCGTTCGACCCCGAAGAACGTTTGCGGTTTCGGAAAGGGAGAGATCGGAGATCTCGTGAATGGGTTAACCGTTTTTTCTCCTATCCCCTTTAACCTATATAAACTAATTTTTCATTCGACAGATACAGAATTGCGGAGTCGAGGAAGAGACTAACCTGAAAATGGAGCTTTTCCCGAAGCCAAAGAAATCCAAGACTAGGCGCGGAGGAGAGAAAATCGGTGCACTTGAGGTAAAAAAGAAATCATGTGCCAACATCCTTAAATACTAGAGAGGTATTATGGAATCCTAAAAGGAGTAGGATTCTTATATTTAtctctattattatttttcctaATCCTAAAAGAATAGGATTCTTATATTTAtctctattattatcctaatccTAAACAGAATAGGATTCTTATACTTATCTCTATTATTATTTACTCTAATCCTAAACAGAATAGGATTCTTATGTTTTTCATAATAAAAAGCAGAATGAGATTTTATTTCCTACCAATATTCCCGATTATCCTTGTCAGGGTAATCGAACAAAATCATATCCGGCAACAAAGCAGTAACGGTAGGAACAACCAATTTTTTCTATCTCATAGGGAAAGAACCTAACTCGTTTTCATTcctatttctaacccttatttCTTATGTGAAAGTGATAATCCTGTGAGGAAGACTCGTGCAACtatcttttagaattatttCTCGAGCTACTGAGAATACTTATCTTTCTCACTCTTATTTTGGAaaattatccaaaaataatagTGGGGAGCAATTGATATAGCCACTACCCACGTATTCCATTATGGCCTTAAATAATGAAGTCCACGTTCAGCATGATCTTATACCGATAGCTCACAGGTaacttccacccttattcctatAAATAGGCTTAAAGTTGAAGAGGAAATGGTTGGtttttggagagagaaagagactatattttattgtatctgacttaagcatcggagcgtTTGTGGGAAGACCGCTTCCCACACTGTAACAGGTTTTATCCTCAAGGAAGATCAACCATCGCCAaggacgttcaaccttcatccagagaccttcaaccttcatccagggaCGTTCAACATTCATCCAGGAGGTTCGATCCTCGAGGAACGTCGACCGTCATCAATCTGTTTGGAAGGACCGCCTTCCTTCAGAGGTTCATCGATTAATCTTCCATTCAacaaatttattgtttagttcagGCTACAACACTTGCACTTTTCACTATTTCTGTAACTAATTTCATTTCGTTTCTTCTAATTAGAATTTTGTAGAAACTATAATAATTATCTATGGTATTTTGAGGGTTTGGGAATGTCCggatataattatatttaatttatttatattgaaattgtattatttttattatttatttaattttgtgtaTTAATATCCAATATGACATAAGCATGATTTTTAAAAACAAAGTGAGCATTTAAAATgagtttaaaagtttaaaagagATGTTAATAGTTTAAATGTATTTagaaatgctaagtaggaggctgATATGTTTGTCGTGCGTTTTTTGAGGTGCTTAATATTTTCTTCTGAGGGAATATTAGCCTTCTCTAAGTGTATCTAACTTTCCGTACCCATTTTCTTTCCAGAAAGAATCTCTATAACATTCTTGAACATAAAATCCAAATGGTGACTCTTTCTTTGACGCATGTCCTACCTAGTTATTGTTTCTCTATTAGACTCTGGGTCCAAACAGTACCGTAAGATGACAAACCTCCATTAGGCAAAAGCTCGACCGAGGCAGGCTCTGTCGCCACCCATAATGATAAATCAAACTTGGTTAAATCTGATATCAATattcttttctattttacaattttaatttccaTGGTTACAGATTTGCACCTTAACTAACTTTTAGAAAATTAAGCAATACGCAAATCTCTACatgaaattttataattagcgtaatatattataaataattaaaaaggttaatatatatacacaagtaTATTTAATTGAGCAGAACATATTTTAATCAATTCAGTTTACAGAatgctaaaaaaaaattggaatttcAAGTATTTTCCGCAATTTATGGgtatttatacattttttataatttttgaaattattttagaatatttaaaaaatttaaaattgaatattttatccatccaaaaattaaattttcttTTGTAAAAATAGCACTATCAAAGATTTAGACTGAAACGATGCTGAAGGACACTCCCAAGCCCCTACATGGCGTGCACATATTGGAGGTTCTATACCACATGTCACATTATGATTGGTGTGTGTGCCACACGTGAGACACGTGGAGAAGCTATGTTGGTCTAGGGAAGGAGAAATTTCCAATTTAGGAGAAAATTTCTACGAACTAGATCAGTACTAGTATCTTTCATCCAGATGATGTCACATCATCCCATTTGTTGATTTGACGTCATCTGAGTGGAGGGACTAGTACCGGTCTCGTTCCATAatagaatttttcatttttgatgTCTCTGATCATATTAGTGAAGTCTGTTTGTCCATACATGACATGACGTGCATGAATTGGAGGTTGTATGTCACATGTCGTATTGTGATTGGTGCACATGAGACACGTGGAGAAGTGGTATTGGTTCAGGGCAggaaaaaaattccaatttagGAGAAAATTTCTATAATGGAACTAGACCGGTATTGGTCTCTTTCATCCAGATGATGTCACATCATCTGAGTGGATGGACCAATACTGGTCCCATTCCACAGTAGAATAGAATTTCTCATTTTTGGTGTCTCTGATCATGTTGGTGAAGTCTCATTGTCCATACTATGAACACTAGCTAGGGTTTGAGAATCACTCACTTTGTTTCGCGAATAGAATTTGCTTAATTTTGAATCAGAAAACCCAAATCACAGTATGTTTACGCGATTCTAATATCTTTTTCACTAAAAATAAACCCGAAACAATCCCGAAAATATGTACTCATACCcccataatcatatatataatacatgtatTAGTTAtaacatgcaaaaactacgttTTCATCAAATTCGTGGTTCAAATCGATAGAACACGCAACCAAAGAGATCTCTAACACTAATGAAGTGTTTATCACAGATACACTCCGAATGTTAAAATGGGTTCTCGAGTTACCTCTTATACTGTTAAAATTGATTGCGGTGAGAGAACTAATCAAAATTATGTATTAACGGTCATGAATTAACTACATCAACTTGTATCCATTGCGGGCAAACTATTAGACCAAACCAATATTTACAACAATTGATTTAAtatctaatttttaattttatcaaacccATAATTTGAACtctcttttttcatttttttttctatctttCAACTATATCTCTTTTGTAAATATTGAAAATATCTTTTGTAAATGTTGAAGATGaaatgtataattttttaagggttaagatgcaaaaatacgcctaacgttttgggtcaaaaacaattttactcttaacgtttaaaatagtttaattttacccctaacgttggaaaacaagagcaattttgcccctaacgttgataaattgggtcaatttgagaaataattcatcaaactgcgttctcgatcatgaattttgttatctacaCTTTACAAATGCGTCATTTTAtgagtaacaaatcacaaacatatgttgggatatgaaaaaataaataaaaaatataatatctttttgtacgaattagataaaaaaaataaaaaaaattaccgattttataagtattaatctccaattctattattaaattataaaaaacatgaaatctttttttaataaacgaattgttatgcaattggcgctaaataagaaacaaaatatgtgttttatactagtgtctgaaattgacccaatttatcaacgttatgagtaaaattgcactattttatacattaaaaataaaattgcttctgaccccaaaacgttaaaggtatttttacatcttaatttttttttttttttaaaataataagatAAGACAAGAGTATTTCATTAGAtagaaaaagtaaaataaatatcCTTCTATAATATTTGGAATAAATGTGAAT is drawn from Euphorbia lathyris chromosome 9, ddEupLath1.1, whole genome shotgun sequence and contains these coding sequences:
- the LOC136207318 gene encoding uncharacterized protein, with protein sequence MTSATGKFALIALKTGNQKRSRGDAQDSITSKDEISKKAKAADVPTDIDPSKEVEAESSKVGDPQPASESGVEKDIPSFRTGPAHADRGGPDFSHPKTPHISKKTLRSESLNDLRPSFPLLDKPKSFWKLYRDEPTLTRSLNGDDFRVYPGLLDTDSVFLPRVASRLMYSSIFPRDEETYFKDIQKKMDLAERRIVEGAQRASLAFGFARSWKKKLDDCLVRNEKMDQTIRDLQERNHKLENHLTHQEKMEQTIRDLRDHNKKLQFECDRFKEDASKYSATVDDNKKLVEKTCKLLNEATLLQNELTAKHETVHRLTEELKSISTSSIQSYRESFDCYQRKCAVGVSFSKTGFYLARQIFEEEHGRAYPELVFSKTASISDSRP